Proteins encoded together in one Shewanella acanthi window:
- a CDS encoding LysR family transcriptional regulator, with product MIELRHLRTLMALKESGSLAGAAKKRFVTQSALSHQIKELEQRINSPIFVRKSKPLSFTQEGARLLHLAEEILPKVFETESDLKNGLDNEINQLRVGIECHSCFRWLMPVMEKFKQLYPEAELDLSSRHLFDSLNALEMGELDIVLTSDPVPGHSLAYQHLFDFEVKLVVAKDHPLAHEAYVTPKQLAQLPIISYPVPLERLDLYRHFLEPAGVEAGEQKTCDLTMMLLQRIACKDGIAALPNWSINEGHGLSLSLVKLGQEGLKRPLFGAYRRGSTNSALVQKWLQLVTSSGATYQQKTN from the coding sequence ATGATTGAATTAAGACACCTGCGAACTTTAATGGCACTAAAGGAAAGTGGCAGCCTTGCAGGGGCGGCCAAGAAACGCTTTGTCACTCAATCGGCGCTCTCCCATCAAATTAAAGAATTAGAGCAACGCATTAATTCGCCAATTTTTGTGCGTAAGAGTAAACCGCTTTCTTTTACTCAAGAGGGTGCGCGCCTGCTGCACTTGGCAGAGGAAATCTTGCCAAAAGTGTTTGAAACCGAATCGGATTTAAAGAACGGCCTAGATAACGAAATTAATCAACTCAGAGTCGGCATTGAATGCCACAGCTGTTTTCGCTGGCTAATGCCGGTGATGGAAAAATTCAAACAGCTCTACCCAGAAGCCGAGTTGGATTTATCGAGCCGCCACCTGTTCGACTCCCTTAACGCCCTCGAAATGGGTGAGCTGGATATAGTGTTGACCTCGGATCCTGTGCCTGGACATTCGCTTGCCTATCAGCACTTATTTGATTTTGAAGTAAAACTAGTTGTTGCCAAGGATCATCCACTGGCACATGAGGCCTATGTTACCCCTAAACAATTAGCCCAGTTACCCATCATCAGCTACCCAGTGCCGCTTGAGCGCTTGGATCTCTATCGTCACTTTTTAGAGCCCGCAGGGGTCGAAGCTGGCGAGCAAAAGACCTGCGACCTCACCATGATGTTACTGCAGCGTATCGCCTGTAAAGACGGTATCGCTGCGCTACCAAATTGGTCAATTAATGAAGGACATGGTCTCAGTCTGAGCTTGGTAAAACTCGGGCAGGAGGGCTTAAAACGGCCACTCTTTGGCGCCTATCGCCGTGGCAGTACCAATTCGGCACTGGTGCAAAAATGGCTGCAATTGGTCACAAGTTCAGGCGCAACCTATCAGCAAAAAACTAATTGA
- the metE gene encoding 5-methyltetrahydropteroyltriglutamate--homocysteine S-methyltransferase, with product MQLNCLGFPRIGRRRELKFALEKYWRGESTQTQLLAQAATLRQRHWQWQAEAGVEQVVVGDFAFYDQVLTLSATLNAIPARHRGDGPIDLDTLFRVARGRAPTGQDAPASEMTKYFNTNYHYLVPELSAGQVFSIAYEQLFDEVAEAKALGYQPKPALLGPVSYLYLSKTVGQDFDKLSLLPNLLKTYTDILERFSALGVTWVQLEEPILALELTKEWQDAITDAYEAVKTAKVKILLTSYYGSIAHHQGLVSRLPVAGLHLDLVTAPEQLPLFANALGQDQILSLGVVNGRNVWAAEVDEIAQRIGAIARDLGSRLWIGTSCSLLHSPVDLDAETKLAPALRQQLAFAKQKLDELAKVRLLLQDGDSKAAMEIIAQCTARREAKALAADNRVIARVKALTQNDYQRRSDFSVRQAVQQRKYRLPLLPTTTIGSFPQTPAIRGLRSRWRKGELNDTQYTEQLQQVTRDTINCQLKLGIDVLVHGEAERNDMVEYFGEKLEGVGFTLQGWVQSYGSRCVKPPLIYGDVSRPKAMTVDWAVFAQSLTDKPVKGMLTGPVTILHWSFAREDISRDTIATQLALAIRDEVVDLQNAGIGIIQIDEPAFREGLPLKQSDWQAYLDWAVKAFKLSAAGVVDETQIHTHMCYSEFNDTIAAIAAMDADVITIETSRSRMELLNAFEDFAYPNEIGPGVYDIHSPNIPTVAAMVQLIEKAAQKIPPRQLWVNPDCGLKTRTWAEVEPALKNMVEASRELRRRLA from the coding sequence ATGCAATTAAATTGTCTGGGGTTTCCCCGTATCGGGCGTCGTCGTGAATTAAAATTTGCCTTAGAGAAATACTGGCGTGGGGAAAGCACACAGACGCAGTTGCTGGCACAGGCTGCAACTCTGCGTCAACGCCACTGGCAATGGCAGGCCGAGGCGGGTGTTGAGCAGGTGGTTGTGGGGGATTTTGCCTTTTACGATCAAGTGCTCACCCTCAGTGCAACCTTAAATGCTATTCCTGCGCGTCACCGTGGCGATGGTCCTATCGATCTCGATACCTTATTTCGCGTAGCCCGTGGCCGCGCGCCAACGGGGCAGGATGCTCCAGCCTCTGAAATGACAAAGTATTTCAATACTAACTACCACTACTTAGTACCTGAGTTGTCGGCGGGGCAGGTGTTTTCTATCGCCTATGAACAGCTCTTCGATGAAGTCGCAGAGGCGAAGGCATTAGGCTATCAACCAAAGCCTGCGCTACTTGGGCCAGTCAGCTACTTGTATTTAAGTAAAACCGTGGGTCAGGACTTCGATAAGCTGAGTTTATTACCAAATTTATTAAAGACTTATACTGACATTCTTGAGCGTTTCTCAGCCCTTGGTGTGACTTGGGTGCAGCTCGAAGAGCCCATTCTGGCATTGGAATTAACTAAAGAGTGGCAAGACGCCATCACCGATGCTTATGAGGCAGTTAAAACTGCCAAGGTGAAAATTTTACTCACCAGCTACTACGGCAGCATTGCCCATCATCAGGGCTTAGTCTCGCGATTACCCGTAGCTGGGTTACATCTCGATTTAGTAACGGCGCCAGAGCAACTTCCTTTATTTGCCAACGCCTTAGGGCAAGATCAAATTCTCTCGCTCGGGGTGGTAAACGGTCGAAATGTATGGGCGGCCGAAGTTGACGAGATTGCGCAACGGATTGGTGCTATCGCACGTGATTTAGGATCGCGCCTGTGGATTGGAACTTCTTGCTCACTACTGCATAGCCCTGTGGATTTGGATGCTGAAACAAAACTGGCTCCAGCGCTTAGACAGCAACTGGCCTTTGCTAAGCAAAAACTCGATGAGCTGGCGAAGGTGCGTTTATTGTTGCAGGATGGCGACTCTAAGGCGGCCATGGAGATTATTGCTCAATGCACCGCGCGCCGTGAAGCAAAAGCATTAGCGGCGGACAATAGGGTAATCGCAAGGGTTAAGGCGCTGACTCAGAACGATTATCAACGCCGCAGTGATTTTAGCGTTCGGCAAGCCGTGCAGCAGCGTAAGTATCGCCTGCCATTATTGCCAACGACTACCATAGGTTCTTTCCCACAAACGCCGGCAATTCGTGGGCTGCGTAGCCGCTGGCGCAAGGGTGAGCTTAACGATACGCAATATACAGAGCAATTACAGCAGGTTACCCGCGATACCATTAACTGCCAGCTTAAACTCGGCATCGATGTATTAGTGCACGGTGAAGCCGAGCGTAATGACATGGTGGAATACTTCGGTGAGAAACTCGAAGGTGTTGGTTTTACCCTACAGGGGTGGGTACAGAGTTATGGTTCCCGCTGCGTCAAACCACCGTTGATTTATGGTGATGTGAGTCGTCCAAAGGCGATGACTGTGGATTGGGCGGTGTTTGCACAGAGTCTCACGGATAAGCCCGTCAAGGGCATGTTAACAGGTCCAGTGACGATTCTGCATTGGTCCTTTGCCCGTGAAGATATTAGTCGAGATACCATTGCGACCCAATTGGCACTGGCGATTCGTGATGAAGTGGTGGATTTACAGAATGCAGGGATTGGCATTATTCAAATCGATGAGCCCGCATTTCGTGAAGGTCTGCCGCTTAAGCAAAGCGACTGGCAAGCTTACTTAGACTGGGCGGTGAAAGCCTTTAAGCTGAGTGCGGCCGGCGTTGTGGATGAAACCCAAATTCATACCCATATGTGTTACAGCGAGTTTAACGACACTATCGCGGCCATTGCCGCAATGGATGCCGACGTGATTACCATCGAAACCTCGCGTTCTCGGATGGAGCTGCTCAATGCCTTTGAGGATTTTGCATATCCAAATGAAATCGGCCCTGGGGTTTACGATATCCATTCCCCGAATATCCCGACGGTGGCCGCTATGGTGCAGTTAATCGAGAAGGCGGCGCAGAAAATTCCTCCAAGACAGCTTTGGGTCAATCCCGACTGCGGTTTAAAGACCCGCACTTGGGCCGAGGTGGAGCCCGCCTTAAAAAACATGGTTGAGGCTAGCCGTGAGCTGCGTCGTCGGTTGGCTTAA
- a CDS encoding 3-oxoacid CoA-transferase subunit B produces MALTREQLAMRVAQELQDGYYVNLGIGIPTLVANYIPEGIEVMLQSENGLLGMGPFPTPDEVDADLINAGKQTVTMATGAAVFDSAESFAMIRGGHVDLTVLGAFEVDTQGNIASYMIPGKLIKGMGGAMDLVAGADNIIVTMTHASKHGESKLLTHCTLPLTGKGCIKKVLTDLAFIEIKEGKFHLLERAPGVSVEEIIKLTAGELVVPEHVPEMVFS; encoded by the coding sequence ATGGCACTAACTAGAGAACAATTGGCGATGCGCGTCGCCCAAGAACTCCAAGACGGTTACTACGTTAACCTCGGTATCGGCATTCCAACGCTCGTGGCCAACTATATTCCCGAAGGAATTGAGGTAATGCTGCAGTCTGAAAATGGTCTCCTCGGTATGGGGCCTTTCCCGACACCCGATGAAGTAGATGCCGATTTAATCAATGCAGGCAAACAAACCGTGACTATGGCAACGGGGGCGGCAGTATTCGACTCGGCGGAATCCTTTGCCATGATCCGTGGCGGCCATGTGGACTTAACCGTGCTAGGCGCCTTCGAGGTCGATACCCAAGGCAATATCGCTTCCTATATGATCCCAGGCAAACTGATTAAGGGTATGGGCGGCGCGATGGATTTGGTGGCAGGTGCCGACAATATTATCGTCACTATGACCCATGCTTCTAAGCATGGTGAATCTAAGCTGTTAACCCATTGCACCCTGCCATTAACGGGTAAGGGTTGCATTAAGAAGGTGCTCACAGATCTCGCCTTTATCGAAATCAAAGAAGGTAAATTCCATCTGCTTGAGCGCGCCCCGGGGGTGAGTGTCGAGGAGATTATTAAACTCACGGCGGGTGAATTAGTGGTACCTGAGCATGTGCCCGAGATGGTGTTTAGCTAA
- a CDS encoding CoA transferase subunit A, giving the protein MSGFNKVVTSYAEALAGLEDGMTVIAGGFGLCGIPENLIKEIKHKGTRNLTLVSNNCGTTEYGLGILLVDKQIKKMIASYVGENANFEAQMMSGELEVELTPQGTLAEKMRAAGAGIPAFYTATGYGTDVAEGKEVKEFNGRHYILEESITGDFAIVKAWKADTFGNLVFRKTARNFNPLAATAGKITVVEVEEIVEPGQLDPDEIHLPGIYVDRLIQGTFEKRIEQMTTRPADK; this is encoded by the coding sequence ATGTCTGGATTTAATAAGGTCGTTACTAGCTACGCCGAGGCGTTGGCGGGACTCGAAGATGGGATGACGGTGATTGCCGGTGGCTTTGGCCTTTGTGGCATTCCTGAAAACCTCATAAAAGAAATCAAACACAAAGGCACCAGAAACCTGACCCTTGTGTCCAATAACTGCGGCACGACCGAATACGGACTTGGGATCTTATTGGTTGATAAGCAAATTAAAAAAATGATCGCCTCCTATGTGGGTGAAAATGCAAACTTCGAAGCGCAGATGATGTCCGGCGAGCTTGAAGTCGAGCTAACCCCACAGGGCACGCTAGCCGAAAAAATGCGCGCCGCAGGTGCCGGTATTCCCGCCTTTTATACTGCTACGGGCTACGGCACCGATGTGGCCGAAGGTAAAGAGGTTAAAGAATTTAATGGCCGCCATTACATCCTCGAAGAGTCCATCACGGGTGACTTTGCCATAGTCAAAGCTTGGAAGGCGGACACCTTCGGCAATCTGGTCTTTCGTAAAACGGCGCGTAACTTCAACCCGCTGGCCGCAACGGCGGGCAAAATCACTGTGGTTGAAGTGGAGGAAATCGTCGAGCCGGGTCAATTAGATCCCGATGAAATCCACCTTCCCGGCATCTATGTCGACCGCCTCATTCAAGGCACCTTCGAGAAGCGCATCGAGCAGATGACCACTCGTCCAGCAGATAAATAG
- a CDS encoding 3-hydroxybutyrate dehydrogenase has translation MSEGQTTLKGRVALITGSTSGIGLATAHVLAEQGCNLLLHGLMSDVEGAILAADFAEQYHIKTFFSNADLRDAKSIHDFMDAGVKALGSIDILVNNAGIQHTENVANFPIDKWNDIIAINLSSAFHTIQKVLPAMAEKRWGRIINIASVHGLVASVNKAAYCAAKHGIVGLTKVVAIECAEQGITVNAICPGWVDTPLINKQIEAIAENKGLSYDEAKYQLVTAKQPLPEMLDPRQIGEFVLFLCGSAARGITGASLAMDGAWTAQ, from the coding sequence ATGTCTGAGGGACAAACAACGTTAAAGGGCAGAGTCGCGCTGATAACGGGCTCAACAAGTGGTATTGGCTTGGCCACCGCCCATGTGCTGGCGGAACAGGGTTGTAATTTACTGCTACATGGATTGATGTCTGATGTTGAAGGCGCGATCCTCGCGGCCGATTTTGCCGAGCAATACCATATCAAGACCTTCTTCAGTAATGCCGATTTACGGGATGCTAAAAGCATACATGACTTTATGGATGCGGGTGTGAAGGCCTTGGGCAGTATTGATATTTTGGTGAACAACGCCGGTATTCAGCACACCGAGAATGTGGCGAATTTCCCGATCGATAAATGGAACGACATTATCGCCATTAACCTGTCGTCGGCGTTTCATACGATTCAAAAAGTGTTGCCTGCGATGGCAGAAAAACGCTGGGGCAGGATCATCAATATCGCCTCGGTACATGGCTTAGTTGCCTCAGTAAATAAGGCCGCTTACTGCGCCGCTAAACATGGCATTGTGGGATTAACTAAGGTGGTTGCCATTGAATGCGCCGAGCAGGGCATTACCGTAAACGCGATTTGCCCAGGTTGGGTCGATACGCCGCTGATTAACAAGCAAATTGAAGCCATAGCCGAAAATAAAGGCTTAAGCTACGACGAAGCTAAATATCAATTAGTGACCGCTAAGCAGCCCTTACCCGAAATGTTAGACCCACGTCAGATTGGTGAGTTTGTGCTGTTTTTATGTGGCAGTGCCGCAAGGGGTATAACTGGCGCCTCGTTAGCAATGGATGGTGCTTGGACTGCACAATAG
- a CDS encoding MATE family efflux transporter gives MAKPPKTMQQRMGIFALTWPIFIETLLQSLLGISDILMLSHFSDKAVAAVGLTTQLMFFMMVMSMMVSTGASILISQNNGAGKTLQATDIGVASVALSLGLAAMMGTAMYFGAHGIIGLFTLEDEVAGFANDYLWICGSLSVGLVMNIAFAAILRSYGYTRSAMFVTLSTGLINVLGNYIALYSPFGLPIYGVTGVAISTVTSQMIGALIMLVVIKQKRIALPMQRLKSLPRETYWSVLRLGLLNAGEMLSYNMAQMTIIYFISQMGTLSLTAYTYGLNISRFIYCFAVALGQASQIQTGYYIGKQWFEEITVRVQKYCMVGFAASLAIVLAFYWQRFTIVGWLSENDEVIKLTALLLLGSIALETGRVFNLVIISALKGAGDVAFPVRVGLFSMWGIGVLSAWLFGLHLGYGVLAAWLAVAADEWIRGLIMVRRWRSGSWQRFTRIPTAPKLEMA, from the coding sequence GTGGCCAAACCCCCTAAAACTATGCAGCAACGTATGGGTATCTTTGCCCTCACTTGGCCGATATTTATCGAGACCTTGCTACAATCGCTGCTCGGCATCAGCGATATTTTGATGCTGAGTCATTTCTCCGATAAGGCGGTAGCTGCCGTAGGCCTCACGACTCAGCTGATGTTCTTTATGATGGTGATGTCGATGATGGTGAGCACGGGCGCCAGTATTCTCATCAGCCAGAACAACGGGGCGGGTAAGACGCTGCAGGCGACGGATATTGGGGTTGCCAGTGTTGCCCTAAGCTTGGGCTTAGCAGCCATGATGGGCACGGCCATGTACTTTGGTGCCCATGGTATTATTGGGTTATTTACCTTAGAGGATGAGGTTGCCGGTTTTGCTAACGATTATCTGTGGATTTGCGGCAGCTTAAGCGTTGGTTTGGTAATGAACATTGCCTTTGCCGCAATTCTGCGTAGCTACGGTTATACTCGTTCTGCCATGTTCGTTACTCTAAGTACTGGACTTATCAACGTATTGGGTAACTATATTGCCCTCTATTCTCCCTTTGGATTACCCATTTACGGCGTCACTGGTGTGGCAATTTCTACCGTGACTAGCCAGATGATCGGTGCGCTAATCATGCTTGTTGTGATTAAGCAAAAACGTATTGCATTACCGATGCAAAGATTAAAGTCATTACCCCGCGAGACCTACTGGAGCGTGCTGCGCCTAGGGCTACTCAACGCAGGCGAAATGCTGTCATACAACATGGCGCAAATGACCATTATTTATTTTATAAGCCAGATGGGCACGCTGTCGCTAACCGCTTACACCTATGGTCTGAACATCAGTCGCTTTATTTACTGTTTTGCGGTGGCCCTAGGTCAGGCATCGCAAATACAGACCGGTTATTACATTGGAAAACAGTGGTTTGAAGAAATTACTGTGCGAGTACAAAAATACTGCATGGTCGGCTTTGCGGCCTCGCTTGCCATCGTTTTAGCCTTCTATTGGCAGCGGTTCACTATCGTTGGTTGGCTGAGTGAAAATGACGAAGTGATTAAGTTAACGGCTTTGTTACTGCTAGGTTCTATCGCCTTAGAAACTGGCCGTGTATTCAACCTTGTTATTATTTCTGCTCTTAAGGGGGCTGGTGATGTTGCCTTCCCTGTACGAGTTGGCTTATTCAGTATGTGGGGGATAGGGGTACTTTCTGCTTGGCTGTTTGGTTTGCATTTGGGCTACGGGGTATTGGCTGCCTGGCTTGCCGTGGCTGCCGATGAATGGATACGAGGACTGATTATGGTGCGTCGCTGGCGCTCTGGCAGTTGGCAACGTTTCACTCGCATTCCAACGGCGCCTAAGCTTGAAATGGCGTAA
- a CDS encoding TonB-dependent receptor, giving the protein MGTKPTKIALLLGSLSTLALSAPQALADELEASKIDEHLVVIGRADTLPLNIAANVNVIDSADIEMSGATSLTEVLRGQSGIQVSDNNVGTSYAMRGFSASTAVNNTLILLDGRRLNNIDIAAPSLNAIPLNLIERIEILSGSAGVLYGDQAVGGVINIVTRSPENTAGSVQLSGGSFNTYEGRGDISGAINDNWHYYLSANYNQGDNYRDHNANETGSILGRIQYKTATDMFMVESSYYDDDRENPGSLTEDEFKQDPRFSWNSSEYVHQMTTALRSAYQHQLNQHWSLQADVDYSDTLVTSLNWGTNSRNTRSLLMFSPKAVGHYTTRQGELNLVTGLDISRGKAEFHSSARSNEQRLQSVYLQATVPLSQTLNYVVGGRYAEVSDELVDGAAYPNGIDLDEDASALEFGLNYRPNAEQRFYIRYDQNFRFAKVDEQAYTPSDVYGLKPQTGESYEAGWDWIGQSQTLKLSLYQLDLKDEIVFDPSANTPTGGTFLGANVNADASRRYGASVDWDWQLANAWLVGLEYHYVDAEFTAGLNDGNKLSWVAEHSGRGYLSLDFAEHFQLFTEAVYTGERFIEGDNANEGQKLGGYVLANAAVNYQRDAWQASLRVDNLLDKDYVSSGYFGGDWGDSYYSGRGRDVRLTLGYRF; this is encoded by the coding sequence ATGGGAACCAAACCAACTAAAATCGCGCTGCTTCTTGGCAGTCTTTCCACTCTGGCATTAAGTGCACCCCAAGCCCTTGCCGACGAGCTCGAAGCTTCAAAAATCGACGAACATTTAGTCGTTATTGGCCGCGCCGACACGCTGCCATTGAACATTGCCGCCAATGTGAATGTCATCGACTCGGCTGACATTGAAATGAGCGGCGCGACGAGTCTTACCGAAGTGCTTCGTGGCCAGAGCGGGATTCAAGTTTCGGATAACAACGTCGGCACCAGCTATGCTATGCGCGGTTTTAGTGCCAGTACGGCGGTGAATAACACGCTGATTTTACTCGATGGTCGCCGCCTGAATAATATCGATATTGCGGCCCCGAGTCTGAATGCGATTCCACTCAATCTTATCGAACGTATTGAAATATTATCCGGCAGCGCCGGCGTGCTCTACGGCGACCAAGCGGTGGGCGGGGTGATTAATATTGTCACTAGGTCCCCTGAAAATACGGCTGGCAGTGTGCAGTTATCGGGCGGCAGCTTTAATACCTATGAAGGCCGCGGCGATATCTCTGGCGCAATTAATGACAACTGGCATTACTATCTCAGCGCTAATTACAATCAGGGCGATAACTACCGCGATCATAATGCTAACGAAACCGGTTCTATCCTAGGCCGCATTCAATATAAAACCGCAACTGATATGTTTATGGTCGAGAGCAGTTATTACGACGATGACCGTGAGAATCCAGGTTCTTTAACCGAGGATGAATTTAAGCAAGACCCACGTTTTTCATGGAATAGCAGCGAGTACGTGCACCAGATGACCACGGCGCTGCGCTCGGCATACCAGCATCAGCTCAACCAACATTGGTCGCTGCAGGCCGATGTGGATTACAGCGACACCTTAGTCACTTCCCTAAACTGGGGAACAAACAGCCGTAACACCCGTTCATTACTGATGTTTAGCCCAAAAGCCGTAGGTCATTACACCACGCGTCAGGGCGAGCTTAATCTGGTGACTGGCCTTGATATCAGTCGTGGCAAGGCGGAATTTCACAGCTCGGCGCGTAGTAATGAACAGCGGCTACAAAGTGTCTATCTACAGGCGACAGTGCCGCTTAGCCAAACACTCAATTACGTGGTGGGCGGACGTTACGCTGAAGTGAGTGATGAGCTTGTCGATGGCGCGGCTTATCCTAATGGTATCGATTTAGATGAAGATGCCAGCGCCCTAGAATTTGGCCTTAACTATCGTCCTAACGCCGAGCAGCGATTCTATATTCGTTACGATCAAAATTTCCGCTTTGCCAAAGTAGATGAACAGGCCTATACCCCAAGCGATGTCTATGGACTTAAACCCCAGACAGGTGAATCCTATGAAGCGGGTTGGGATTGGATTGGTCAAAGCCAAACCCTAAAGCTGAGTTTGTATCAATTGGATCTTAAGGATGAAATTGTCTTCGATCCGAGTGCCAATACACCCACGGGGGGGACGTTCCTTGGGGCTAATGTGAATGCCGATGCATCTCGCCGTTACGGTGCGAGTGTGGATTGGGATTGGCAACTTGCTAACGCTTGGTTAGTCGGACTCGAATACCACTATGTGGATGCCGAATTTACCGCTGGGCTTAACGATGGCAACAAGCTTTCTTGGGTGGCGGAGCATTCTGGTCGTGGCTATTTGAGCCTTGATTTTGCTGAGCATTTCCAACTGTTTACCGAGGCAGTGTATACCGGTGAGCGTTTTATCGAGGGTGATAATGCCAATGAGGGGCAAAAACTCGGTGGTTATGTGCTTGCAAATGCCGCCGTTAATTATCAGCGTGATGCTTGGCAGGCGAGTTTGAGAGTCGATAACTTGCTGGATAAGGACTATGTTAGCTCAGGTTACTTTGGTGGCGATTGGGGAGACAGCTATTACTCTGGCCGTGGCCGCGATGTGCGTCTGACACTCGGTTATCGCTTCTAA
- a CDS encoding DUF3622 domain-containing protein: protein MSKGKKYDFRVTQTETGWKTEITRRMTSTKTVVSKSHDGFATEAEAQAWGQTELQVFVSTLAERNKRRDEKQAKAKLAAALAAEAATDGDDFDDEDDEFDEE from the coding sequence ATGAGCAAGGGTAAAAAGTACGATTTTCGCGTAACCCAAACTGAAACCGGTTGGAAGACTGAAATCACCCGTCGTATGACATCGACTAAAACTGTCGTGTCTAAGAGCCATGATGGTTTTGCGACCGAGGCAGAAGCACAAGCTTGGGGTCAAACCGAGCTTCAAGTGTTTGTTAGCACTTTAGCCGAGCGCAACAAGCGTCGCGACGAGAAGCAAGCTAAAGCAAAATTAGCAGCGGCATTGGCGGCAGAAGCTGCGACCGATGGCGACGATTTTGACGATGAAGATGACGAATTCGACGAAGAATAA
- a CDS encoding phosphoribosyltransferase, with protein sequence MSEKYFITAQQLLEDSFLLASQVYESGFRPQFIVGIWRGGAPIGIAVQEFFDFKKVETDHIAVRTSSYYGIGTDKQSKEIKVHGLHYIIENANASDSLLIVDDVFDSGRSIHALKEKLSQLMRLNMPHDIRIACPYYKPKNTAVPLKPDYYIHASEDWLVFPHEVTGLTPEEIAEGKGDLKNIQHLFK encoded by the coding sequence ATGTCAGAAAAGTATTTTATTACCGCGCAACAACTGCTCGAAGATTCATTTTTATTGGCTTCGCAGGTTTATGAAAGTGGCTTTCGTCCACAATTCATCGTAGGTATTTGGCGTGGCGGCGCTCCAATCGGTATCGCGGTTCAAGAATTCTTCGACTTCAAGAAAGTCGAAACCGACCATATCGCAGTACGTACTTCTTCCTATTACGGCATAGGTACCGACAAGCAAAGCAAAGAAATCAAAGTGCACGGTCTGCACTATATCATTGAAAATGCTAACGCCAGTGACAGCTTGCTGATCGTCGACGACGTGTTCGATTCGGGACGTAGCATCCATGCATTGAAAGAAAAATTAAGCCAGCTGATGCGCTTAAACATGCCACATGATATCCGTATCGCTTGCCCATATTACAAGCCAAAGAACACTGCGGTGCCGTTAAAACCCGATTACTATATCCATGCCTCTGAGGATTGGTTGGTGTTCCCACACGAAGTGACTGGTTTGACGCCTGAGGAAATTGCCGAGGGCAAAGGCGATCTGAAGAACATTCAGCACCTGTTTAAGTAA
- a CDS encoding HDOD domain-containing protein — translation MTDLEQQVFTQVRAIIANEEQVIGRRGILIPLKKAILAEGDIRNVIDIVSSDPALAAHMLMRSNSAQASGVVNPKSRSLKDALIRLGQVNIYRYAFTFYLRERLDELPQPYKKLVQGYWKLTENIATDAVDSLIDMPDIKVDADEVQTLALFSVFGQIIALTAFAYLNASSEESFPLSVIKTLIDNQQQTLTIEAFEALDLDQDLRQEFMIAHNLRQTRNANSPGLILRRVLSKRGMLLNPL, via the coding sequence ATGACAGATCTTGAGCAACAGGTTTTTACTCAAGTGAGAGCCATCATTGCGAATGAAGAGCAAGTGATTGGTCGCCGTGGGATCTTAATTCCACTCAAAAAGGCGATCCTCGCGGAGGGCGATATTCGTAATGTTATCGATATCGTATCGAGCGATCCGGCTCTTGCTGCTCACATGCTGATGCGTAGCAACTCGGCGCAAGCCTCTGGTGTGGTGAATCCCAAATCACGTTCTTTGAAGGATGCCTTGATCCGTTTAGGTCAAGTGAACATCTACCGCTATGCGTTTACTTTCTATTTAAGAGAGCGCTTGGATGAATTACCTCAACCCTATAAGAAGTTGGTTCAGGGATATTGGAAACTGACAGAAAATATTGCCACCGATGCGGTAGATAGCCTAATCGATATGCCGGATATCAAGGTGGATGCCGACGAGGTGCAAACCTTGGCACTGTTTAGCGTATTCGGTCAGATCATCGCGTTAACCGCCTTTGCCTACTTAAATGCCAGTTCGGAAGAATCCTTCCCCTTGAGCGTGATTAAAACCTTGATCGATAATCAGCAACAGACGCTGACGATTGAAGCCTTCGAAGCCTTAGATTTGGATCAGGATCTGCGTCAGGAATTTATGATAGCCCATAACCTGCGTCAGACCCGTAATGCCAATTCACCGGGATTAATCCTGCGCCGTGTATTGTCTAAACGTGGCATGCTGCTCAACCCGCTTTAA